In one Solanum lycopersicum chromosome 11, SLM_r2.1 genomic region, the following are encoded:
- the LOC101264287 gene encoding uncharacterized protein codes for MADEEVMVEATSPVPSDHHKRKLEDLELNALEPHTEIGSDPNTETVSDSVQKLDGTIEEEAADVDGSEPKRPRLEDKANGLASQNGYEEKVEEELKVDDIEQREVAQEAPESCKEQPADGNQQTGDVEQSDAKTFLEIENSTQFNEPSKGDIQESEAEKSTQVDEPSKGDIHEPSAEVPGDIQKEPSAEHPEMEGVQLDQEHSASDDQTITRKMEVPNNKVGVLIGKSGDTIRYLQYNSGAKIQIMRDADTDPHAASRPVELIGTLENINKAEKLIKDVIAEADAGGSPALVARGFGTVQAVVGEQIEIQVPNEKVGLIIGKGGDTIKSLQTRSGARIQLVPLPSDGKESKERTVRVTGDKKQIEMAREMIKEVMSQPVRPASLSSGYGQQPFRPRGGGAPPQWGPRGGHPGQFPGYDYHQRGQYSSRSPQYPPPAYGNYPPQQAPRGGFGPGWEQRPQASMQGPPSQANYNYGQQHGPDYGHSYPHQTQHGQGYGHGYTDVKYDHQMAPQNQYGGHGPSQPTSYPQSGAHPSYGTHEQYGKPPSYGMHPQASQSYSHPRANQPGEVPYQGPAPSTQGYGASMPHQQQYPYAASGQVQQTYPAYGSSTAADGYNHPQGAPASGPGYPQQSAQPVPGYGQPVPQQPLAYAQAAPVGGYSSYPSQPTYTEQQATNNAGYGYQGPVDQTYSGAQASTTYSGQQAYAQPAPVPSSAPAQPGYDQSMTQPSGGYAPVPAAAAAGGYVKSVSPQPGYAPQYDANQMYGAPR; via the exons ATGGCAGATGAAGAAGTGATGGTGGAAGCAACGAGCCCTGTTCCATCAGATCATCACAAGAGAAAGCTGGAGGATTTGGAGCTGAACGCACTTGAACCACACACTGAAATCGGGTCGGACCCGAATACCGAGACGGTGTCCGATTCTGTCCAAAAACTTGACGGAACAATTGAGGAAGAGGCGGCTGATGTTGATGGGTCTGAACCTAAACGACCTCGTTTGGAGGATAAAGCTAATGGATTGG CATCTCAAAATGGTTATGAGGAGAAGGTAGAGGAAGAGTTAAAAGTAGATGATATTGAGCAGCGAGAAGTAGCCCAGGAGGCTCCTGAATCCTGTAAAGAACAACCTGCTGATGGTAATCAGCAAACAGGGGATGTTGAACAGTCTGATGCCAAAACTTTTCTTGAGATAGAGAACAGTACTCAGTTCAATGAACCATCTAAAGGTGACATTCAGGAGTCTGAGGCAGAGAAGAGTACTCAAGTGGATGAACCATCTAAAGGTGACATTCATGAGCCCTCAGCTGAAGTGCCCGGTGACATTCAGAAGGAGCCCTCAGCTGAACATCCTGAAATGGAGGGTGTGCAGCTTGATCAAGAGCATTCTGCCTCTGATGATCAAACAATTACGCGCAAAATGGAGGTCCCCAATAATAAG GTTGGCGTTCTTATTGGAAAATCTGGTGATACTATTCGATACCTGCAATACAACTCAGGTGCTAAAATTCAGATAATGCGCGATGCTGATACTGATCCACATGCTGCCAGTAGGCCAGTTGAACTGATTGGAAcattggaaaatataaataaagctGAGAAATTAATAAAGGATGTCATAGCTGAG GCTGATGCTGGTGGTTCTCCTGCACTTGTGGCTAGAGGCTTCGGCACTGTGCAGGCTGTGGTTGGAGAACAGATTGAGATACAAGTTCCAAATGAGAAG GTTGGTTTAATAATTGGAAAAGGTGGGGACACTATCAAGAGCCTTCAGACAAGATCAGGGGCACGAATTCAG CTGGTGCCACTTCCTTCTGATGGAAAAGAATCTAAAGAAAGAACAGTACGTGTGACTGGTGATAAAAAGCAAATTGAGATGGCACGGGAGATGATCAAAGAAGTCATGAGTCAG CCTGTGAGGCCAGCAAGTCTCTCTTCTGGTTATGGTCAGCAGCCATTTCGCCCACGTGGCGGAGGTGCCCCCCCTCAATGGGGACCCCGTGGTGGTCATCCTGGGCAGTTTCCAGGTTATGATTACCATCAAAGAGGACAATACTCATCTCGAAGCCCACAATATCCACCTCCTGCCTATGGAAATTATCCTCCACAACAAGCACCAAGAGGCGGATTTGGTCCAGGTTGGGAGCAAAGGCCTCAAGCCTCTATGCAGGGCCCTCCATCACAG GCAAACTACAACTATGGGCAGCAACATGGTCCAGATTATGGCCATTCATACCCTCATCAGACACAGCATGGACAAGGCTATGGACATGGATACACTGATGTAAAATATGACCACCAGATGGCACCGCAAAATCAGTATGGAGGACATGGACCTTCTCAGCCAACATCTTACCCTCAAAGTGGTGCACATCCCAGCTATGGAACCCATGAGCAATACGGTAAACCTCCTTCCTATGGTATGCATCCACAGGCTTCGCAATCTTATAGCCATCCAAGGGCTAATCAACCTGGAGAAGTGCCATATCAGGGTCCAGCTCCATCAACCCAAGGGTATGGTGCTAGTATGCCGCATCAACAGCAATACCCCTATGCAGCCAGTGGGCAAGTGCAACAAACTTACCCTGCATATGGATCTTCCACTGCTGCTGATGGATATAATCATCCACAAGGTGCTCCAGCCTCTGGTCCTGGGTATCCTCAGCAAAGTGCCCAGCCTGTTCCTGGATATGGTCAGCCTGTGCCACAACAACCTCTTGCTTATGCTCAAGCAGCCCCTGTTGGAGGTTACAGTTCCTACCCTTCACAGCCCACTTACACTGAACAGCAGGCAACAAACAATGCAGGCTATGGTTATCAGGGACCAGTTGATCAAACTTACAGTGGTGCTCAGGCTTCAACAACTTATAGTGGACAGCAAGCTTATGCTCAACCAGCTCCAGTGCCTTCTTCAGCCCCAGCTCAGCCTGGTTATGATCAATCCATGACTCAACCAAGTGGTGGTTATGCGCCTGTacctgctgctgctgctgctggtGGCTATGTTAAGAGCGTCTCACCCCAGCCTGGTTATGCTCCTCAGTATGATGCTAATCAGATGTATGGTGCCCCCAGGTGA